DNA from Nocardioides yefusunii:
GACGCCCACCACCGACCGGATCGGGCTGGCTGCTGACGCCGCGCTGGGACACTCCGAGTACGTCGGGGACCGACTCACCGACCCCGCCTCCCTCACCACCGTCGACTCCCTCGCGCCGGGCGAGACCGCCACGTACACCGCGACGATTCCGCGCAGCGCGCTCTCGTCGAGCGCCGGCGTCTACTGGGTGGGCGTGCACGCCAGCGGTGAGACCGCGACCGTGCCGCGGGACGGGCTCACCGACGGGCGGGCACGCACCTTCGTGCCGGTCGCCACCGCGAAGACCAAGGCGCTGCCCGCGGCACTGGTGCTCCCCATGCGGATGCAGGTAAGTCACGCCGCCGACGGATCGATCGAGGACGTCGGGGCATGGGCGCGCGCGCTGGCTCCTGACGGTCAGCTCAGCGAGCTGCTCGCGCTCGCCGAGACCCTCGACTCCCCCTTCTCGTGGCTGGTCGACCCGGCCGTCCCCCGGGCCGTCCAGCAGTTGGCGACCGGCAACCGTGGCTTCGACCTCAGTCCCTCCGAGGCGGGTACCGGCACCGACACCGACGCCGACGAAGAACTCGACGACCTCACCAGGGCCGCCCGTGCCTGGCTCGTCGACTTCCGTCGGGTGCTGGGCTCGGAGGACGCCGACGTGTTCGCGCTCCCCTACGGCGACGTCGACGTGGCTGCGATGACGCGTCAGGCGCCGAAGTCGATGCTCGCCTCGCAGCAGCGCGGTCTCTCCACCCTCACGGCTCTCGGCATCGAGTCGACCCCCGTGGTCGCTCCCGTCGACGGGATCCTGCCGGCGACCAGCCTGGCGAAGCTCCTGCCCGAGACAGTGGTCCTGGTCGAGGACAGCGCCGTCTCGGGTGACGACTTCTCCCCCATGCCCGGCACCGGAACCGTCGACGGACTGCGGTTCGTGACCACCTCGGGTGGTGTCACCGACGGTGGCCCCGGCCCTGAGGACGTCGGTTCGCCGATCGCGGTGCGTCAGCGCACCGCGAGCGAGGCGGTGCTGCGCACGTTGGCCGGGAACGACACTCCGCTCGTCGTGGTGCCTCCGGCGTCGTGGGACGCCGGCGAGGGCGCGGACGCGCTGCTGTCGTTGTTCTCCGACAAGCTCCTCAAGGCCCGCACCCTGACCCAGGTCGCCACGCCCGGCGGCTCCGACCCGGTGCTGCCCACCGCGGCGTTCCGGCTCAGCGACGAGCAGCGCGAGGCACTGCTGCCGCGCAAGAACGTCAAGATCGGGGCCTCCCTGTACGACAAGGGCGTGCTGCTGGAGTCGATCCTCGACAAGCCTGCCTCGATGGACACGCAGGCCCGCGAGGTCGCGTGGAGCAACCTGTCCTACCACTCGCGCGACGCCGTGGAGGCGTCGCGCTCCCGGACCCGGGCTGCCCGCGCACACCTGACGGAACTGATCTCCGGGGTCCACATCACTGTCCCGCCGGTGGCGACGCTGTCCGGTTCGAGCGGTTGGATCGGTGTGACCCTGCACAACGACCTCGGGGTCGCGGTGCGGGTGCAGCTGGAGGCCGACTCGGGTGACTCGATCACACTGGACTTTCCCGAGGAGGTGCGGATCGCGGCGAGGTCGCGACAGCGCCTGCTCCTGGACGCCAGTGACGTCCAACAGGGTGTCTCGCGGGTGACCATGAAGGTGAAGTCGCAGGACGCTGTTCCGATCGGTGCCGAGGGCGACTTCCCGGTCCGTTCCTCGCAGGTGTCGGGGATCCTCCTGTTGTTCATGGGCGGCGGTGCCGCCCTGCTGTTCGGTGCCATCGGCGTGCGCCTGTTCCGTCGGGGACTGGCGTCGCGCCGCGATCAAGGAGTCGCATGACCACGAGCGGTCCGTCCGGACCCCACCCCCCGCACGTTCCCGCTGACTCCTCGGGCGAGGACGAGGTGACTGCCACCCGCGTGATGGAGGCGGTCGACGTCGAGGTGCTGACGCCCGAGCCGGGTCAGCCCGCCCCCCACGTCGACGATGAATCGACGAGTACACATGTCGACAAATCAACCAAGCAATCGATCCTCGCGTCCAGCGCGGTCATGGCTGTCGGCACCGTGTTCTCCCGCTTCTCCGGCGTCATCCGCTCGATCCTGCTCGCCGCAGCACTGGGCTCCGTCGGGGTCGCCGCCGACGCGTTCCAGGTCGCGAACACGATCCCCAACATGCTCTACATCCTGCTGGCCGGAGGCGTCTTCAACGCCGTCCTCGTCCCGCAGCTGGTCCGTTCCCTCAAGAACGACGACGACGGCGGTCAGGCCTACACCGACCGGATCATGACGCTGGCGCTGCTGTTCCTGGGCGCCGTCACCCTGCTGCTCGTGGCCCTCGCGCCGCTGCTGCTCAAGATCTTCCTCTCGCCGCAGTGGTACGAGGCCGACATGTCAGTCGCGCTGGACCGCACCGTCACCCTGGCGCGCTGGTGCCTGCCGCAGGTCTTCTTCTACGGCATGTTCACCCTCGTGGGTCAGGTGCTGAACGCGCGCGGTTCGTTCGGCCCGATGATGTGGGCGCCGATCGCCAACAACGTGATCTCCGTGGTCATGCTGGTCAGCTACCTGGTCGCGTTCGGTCCCGTCACGACCGTCCCCGACGGCGGCGTCTACAGCACCGACCTCGCCTACACCGCCGGCGAGATGGCCCTCCTGGGCGGCGGCTCGACGCTCGGCATCGTGGTCCAGCTGCTCGTGCTGGTGCCGTTCCTGCGCAAGGCCGGCTACCGGTTCCGTCCTCGTTTCGACTTCCGCGGCACCGGCCTGCGCCACACCGCCAAGCTCGCGGTGTGGACGGTGCTGTTCATCGTCGTCAACCAGATCGCCTACACCGTCGTCGTGCGACTGCTCTCCGGCGAGACCGCCGAAGGCCTCGCCGGACAGACCGTCTACGCCAACTCGTACATGATCATGCTGCTCCCGCACGGGGTCATCACGGTCTCCCTGGTGACCGCCCTGCTGCCCCGGCTCTCCGCCCAGGCCGCCGGGTCCCAGCACCGCGACCTGGCCCTGACGCTCACCTCGACGCTGCGCACCGCCCTGGTGGTCACGCTGCCGTTCGCCGCGATCCTCGCGGTGGTCGGCACCGACATCGGCAACGTCCTCTACGGCTACGGCGCCTCCAAGGGGTCCGCCGACGCCTACGGCCCCACCCTGACCTTCTTCGGTGTCGCGCTGGTCTTCTTCACCCTGCACTACTTCATGCTCCGCGGCTTCTACGCCCTGGAGCAGACCCGCACCGTGTTCCTGATCCAGCTCGTCGTGGGAACCGTCAACGTGGTCGCCGCGATCACCCTGGTGCACGCCCTCGACAGCGACCAGGGAGCCGGCGCACTCGCCGCCGCGTACGCCCTGGCCTACGCCGCCGGAGCACTCGTCAGCTGGTTCGTGCTGCGCCGCACCCTCGGCGGGCTCGACGGCTCCCGGATGATCCGCTACGCCGTCCGGATGCTGCTCGCGGTCGGCATCGCCCTGGCCGTGGCCACCGCCGTGTGGTGGGCGTTCCTGGGATGGAAGGACGACCCGGCCCCGGCGCTCTCGCTGGTCCGCGGCGGCGTCGTGGGCGTCGTCCACCTCGTCGTGTACTACGTCCTGACCCGCCTGTTCCGGATCACCGAGGTCAGCGAGCTCGTCGACCCAGTGGTCCACTCCGTGCGTCGCCGCCTCAAGCGCCGGTGACGGGCATAGGATGACGCTCGTGACCCGGATCAGTGCGATCCGGGCACGGGCAGCTCCGCGGGCGGAGGCGTCGAGAGATCCGGGGTGAAGACGTGGCCGGGACCGTACGTGCTGGGGACGTACTGGCCGGCAGGTACCGCATGGTCGACCTGCTGGTC
Protein-coding regions in this window:
- a CDS encoding DUF6049 family protein; the encoded protein is MAALLTLTCATGVAHADHDGSVDREADPLTLTIDALTPSVVQPDDDTPLKIRGTVTNTSNETWTAVNVAPFRSATPTTDRIGLAADAALGHSEYVGDRLTDPASLTTVDSLAPGETATYTATIPRSALSSSAGVYWVGVHASGETATVPRDGLTDGRARTFVPVATAKTKALPAALVLPMRMQVSHAADGSIEDVGAWARALAPDGQLSELLALAETLDSPFSWLVDPAVPRAVQQLATGNRGFDLSPSEAGTGTDTDADEELDDLTRAARAWLVDFRRVLGSEDADVFALPYGDVDVAAMTRQAPKSMLASQQRGLSTLTALGIESTPVVAPVDGILPATSLAKLLPETVVLVEDSAVSGDDFSPMPGTGTVDGLRFVTTSGGVTDGGPGPEDVGSPIAVRQRTASEAVLRTLAGNDTPLVVVPPASWDAGEGADALLSLFSDKLLKARTLTQVATPGGSDPVLPTAAFRLSDEQREALLPRKNVKIGASLYDKGVLLESILDKPASMDTQAREVAWSNLSYHSRDAVEASRSRTRAARAHLTELISGVHITVPPVATLSGSSGWIGVTLHNDLGVAVRVQLEADSGDSITLDFPEEVRIAARSRQRLLLDASDVQQGVSRVTMKVKSQDAVPIGAEGDFPVRSSQVSGILLLFMGGGAALLFGAIGVRLFRRGLASRRDQGVA
- the murJ gene encoding murein biosynthesis integral membrane protein MurJ; this translates as MTTSGPSGPHPPHVPADSSGEDEVTATRVMEAVDVEVLTPEPGQPAPHVDDESTSTHVDKSTKQSILASSAVMAVGTVFSRFSGVIRSILLAAALGSVGVAADAFQVANTIPNMLYILLAGGVFNAVLVPQLVRSLKNDDDGGQAYTDRIMTLALLFLGAVTLLLVALAPLLLKIFLSPQWYEADMSVALDRTVTLARWCLPQVFFYGMFTLVGQVLNARGSFGPMMWAPIANNVISVVMLVSYLVAFGPVTTVPDGGVYSTDLAYTAGEMALLGGGSTLGIVVQLLVLVPFLRKAGYRFRPRFDFRGTGLRHTAKLAVWTVLFIVVNQIAYTVVVRLLSGETAEGLAGQTVYANSYMIMLLPHGVITVSLVTALLPRLSAQAAGSQHRDLALTLTSTLRTALVVTLPFAAILAVVGTDIGNVLYGYGASKGSADAYGPTLTFFGVALVFFTLHYFMLRGFYALEQTRTVFLIQLVVGTVNVVAAITLVHALDSDQGAGALAAAYALAYAAGALVSWFVLRRTLGGLDGSRMIRYAVRMLLAVGIALAVATAVWWAFLGWKDDPAPALSLVRGGVVGVVHLVVYYVLTRLFRITEVSELVDPVVHSVRRRLKRR